CCATAAAATAACCCTGAAAATAACCAAATATGGTCCTGCCAACTATCGCAATAAACATCATAGTAATAAGTTTCGATAAGTATTTTAGATCGCCTTTTGCAATACCAATATCCAATATCTGTTTCAGCAGATATGGGAATAGATAATCCATAAATGTAAAAAGCAACATTAGGACAAAGGCTAATATGGTCAAAAAAATGTATGGTCTTAATAATTTTATAAGCCTTTTGACAGTACTCATCCTCATTCCCCCTAATATATCCGGACATAACTAAAGCCGAAATCTCTCGATTCCGGCTTCTTGTACTTCTTCTAATTCTATAGTCCCAATCTGATTTCAATTATAACTGCCAAGCTTCTTAAATATAAAATCCTCTATCATCTAAAACAATAACGGAAGTCGAGCTTTTTAATTTTACAGGATAGTAATTATTATTTAATTTATCATTTAATCTTCTGTTAATATCTCTATGCATTCTCCTATCAGCAGTCACTGCAACTTTTATCTTTATCATCAAAGCTCACTCCTTCCTTTATTTGTTATTATTTGAATAATTTAATATTTACAATTCGAATTCACAAACACAAGTTTAATTATATAACTTAAAACTAAAATTTGTCAATTCAAATTATTTAAATGTTATATATTTGTAATAAATACCTGCAACTACCAGATTTATAATTCCGGATATTCTTTGTTATAATCCCCACTCCAGCCATACTCACCTTTCAGCTCCACAAACAGAACAGGTTCAAGTGTTTCCGTATTAACCTTTCCGTTTTTGTTTTTGCTGATTAGCATGAGATTCTGCATGCCTCTTGAACCTACAGGAATAATCATTTTCCCGCCCGGCTTCAACTGCTCCAGTAAAGGGTCTGGAATCCTTGCAGCGGCAGCAGTAACAATTATCCTATCATAAGGCTGGTACTCAGGCCAACCTTTGCTGCCGTCCCCTATTTTGTAAAATACATTTTTATACCCAAGGGCTTCCAGCCTTTGCCTGGCCTTTAAAGACAAATCTTCAATCCGCTCAACGGTATAAACCTCGCCGGCAAATTCCGCCAGGAAAGCTGTTTGATAACCTGAACCTGTTCCTATTTCCAGGACTTTCAATTCTTTGTCCAGTTCAAGTCTCATAGTCATACCGTAAACAAGGGAAGGCTGGGAAATGGTCTGTCCATGCCCGATAGGAAGAGCATTATCAATGTGCGCATATGCTTTGTATTCATTATCAATAAAGAATGAACGGTCCAAATTTTTAAAAAACTCATACAGTTTTTTCTTTTTCTCCGTGTCCTTTGTCATCAAAGCCCTCCTTTTCTTTTAATCTACTCCCTTAATCTTGCGTCAAAAGTATCCTTAAGGCTGCTTATAATCTTATCCATTACTTTATTTACCTCTTCGTCTGTAAGGGTTCTGTCTTCCGCCCTGAAAGTTAATGAATAGGCCATGCTCTTCATTCCTTCGGGTACCTGCTTGCCTTTATATACATCAAAAAGGCTTATATCTTCCAATACCTTTCCACCATTCTCTCTTATAAGTTTCTCTATAGTACCTGCCATTATTCTTTCATCTAAAAGTATTGCAATATCTCTTGTAACTGAAGGGAATTTGGGTAGAGGTTTATACTCCGCCATCATTTTTGCATTTTCAACAAGTGGCATAACATCAACTACTCCTACATAAGTCCTTTCCGGAGCTTCAAATTCTTCTGCTACATCCGGATGTATTTCCCCAATTATTCCGGCTTCATTACCGCAAATAATTATTCTTGCAGTCCTCCCGGGGTGGAATGCAGGATTATCTTTCTCAGGAATAAATTCATAATCCTCTATACGGAGCTTATCAAGCAACTCTTCAACAACTCCCTTTAAATCATAAAAATCAACATTCCCATACATACCCAGTGTCAATACAGGCTTTTCTGTAGGTAAATCTTTAAGCGGCAATTCCTTGGGCAGATAGACAAAAGACAATTCAAAGAGCCTTGCTTCTTCTACACTCCTGCTGTAATTCCTGCTTATTACTCCCAGCATATCAGGTATGGTTGTAGTCCTCATAACGCTGTAATCTTCTCCCAAGGGATTGGATATAGTAACAACCCTCCTTAAGTTGCTTTCAGCCGGAAGCCTAATCCTGTCAAATACCCTGGGGCTTGTAAATGAATAGGTGTATATTTCGGATAGGCCACAGGATATCATAGTATATTTAATTAAGTCTTCAATCTTTTGTTTATGGGTCTTTCTCCCAATAGATAGTGCTTTCCCCTGTAAAAGGGTAGGCTCAATGTTATTATAGTCATAAAGTCTTGCAATTTCTTCAGCAATATCAGCCTCTCTTTCAATATCCTGTCTAAATGCAGGGACCTTTATTGTCATAGTATCCTTATCCACCTTTAGTTCTAATGATTCTAACATCTCTATCATGGTATCGGAGCTTAAACGCGTGCCCAGGAATGAATTGATTTTTTCAGGTCTTAACTTTATGACCCTTTCTTCTTTCTTTCCGGGGAAACAGTCAATTATTCCTTTACAAACCTTGCCTGCACCTAATTCTTCAATTAGCTGTGCAGCTCTATTGATAGCTGTAATTACATTCTCCACATCCAGGCCTTTTTCAAAGCGGCTCGATGCTTCTGTCCTCATTCCGAGTTTTTTAGCTGTCAATCTTACAGAAATGCCGTTAAAGTTGGCAGACTCCAGGAGTATGGTCTTTGTATCCTCATGGATTTCAGAGTTTTCCCCTCCCATTACCCCTGCTACAGCAACAGGACTTTCATCATCTGCAATAACAAGCATTGATGAGTCGAGTTTTCTTTCCTGCCCGTCAAGAGTTTTAATAACTTCATTATCTTCAGCTCTGCGCACAACAATCTTGCTGCCCTTTATATATTCAAGGTCAAATGCATGCATAGGTTGGCCAAGCTCAAGCATCACATAATTAGTTATATCTACTATGTTGTTTATTGGTCTTACGCCTGCTGCCCTCAACCTCCTTTTCATCCACTCAGGGGAAGACGCTACTTTTACATTCTTAATTATCCTGGCAGCATACCTGGGACAAAGGTCAGGTGCTTTTATTTCAACTTGGGCAAATCTTGAAGCTTCCTCTCCTTCTTCCTTTAATTCAATTACAGGTTTTTTTAATTTGTTTTTCAAAGTAGCAGCAGCTTCCCTAGCAATACCCAAGATATTTAGACAATCGGGCCTGTTGGAAGTTATTTCAAACTCGATGACTGTGTCATCTAATCCCAAAACCTCTTTTATGTCCTGCCCGGGCTTAAGCTTACCCTGTGTTTCATCAGCATTAGACCGTTCATGCTGTAGTATAAAAATTCCGTTCTCATCCGCGTCGGGATAATCATTTTTTGTAAGTTCCAGTTCGTGAATAGAGCATAACATTCCGTTTGACTCTACTCCCCTTAGTTTGCTTTTTTTAATTCTAACTCCTCCCGGAAGGGTAGATCCATGTAGGGCAACAGGTACATAGTCACCTGTGGATATGTTCCGTGCGCCGGTAACCACCTGTATTATCTCATCTCCTACATCCACCTTTGTTACCAATAATTTGTCAGCATCAGGATGTTTTTCTATAGAAATAATTTTTCCTACAACTACTTTTGATATTTCTTCTCCTAGCCTTTCTATGCCTTCCACTTTTGAGCCGGATAGTGTCAAGGCATTTGCAAATTCTTCAATTCCTACATTTATTTCAACAAAGTCTTTAAGCCAGCTTACCGGTACTTTCATAACTCACAACTCCTATCTTACGATTTTATCTTATGATTTTTATCATATCTTAATGCTTTTTAATGCTTCTTAATGATCCTTAATAATCCTTAGCAAGCTTTCAGCAAATTAAAACTGTTTCAAAAACCTTACATCGTTTTCATACAGCAATCTCATATCATCTATATTAAACCTACCCATGGCTGTCCTTTCAACACCTATACCAAAAGCAAAACCGCTATAAATCTCCGGATCTATGTTACACATCTCAAGCACCCTCGGGTGCACCATACCTGCCCCGAGGATTTCAATCCAACCGCTGTTTTTACATACCCTGCAGCCTGCTCCATTACAGGTCCAGCAAGATACATCAACCTCGGCGCTGGGCTCGGTAAATGGGAAATGATGTGGCCTTAACCGTATTTTTGTGTTCTCACCAAAAAGGTTTCTGGCAAATACCTGCAGCGTACCTATTAAATCCCCCATCGTTACTCCCCTGTCCACCACAAGACCTTCCACCTGGTGGAATATAGGGGAGTGGGTTGCATCCACCGCATCCGAACGGTAAACCCTTCCGGGGCAAATTATTTTAATGGGAGGTTTTTGCTTTTCCATAACCCTTACCTGTACGGGAGAAGTTTGCGTCCTCAATAGTATATTCTCATTAATATAAAAGGTATCCTGTACATCTCTGGCCGGATGTCCTGGTGGAGTATTTAAAGCCTCAAAATTATAATAGTCAAACTCTACCTCCGGCCCTTCGGCAATTTCATACCCCATGCCTATGAAAACATCCTTTATTTCATCCATTACAATACTCAAGGGATGCTTGCTGCCCAGTTTTCTTCTTTTTCCGGGTATTGTTACATCAATTACCTCCTGCTCAAGCTTTAGAGCCCTTTCTTTTTGCTTGAGATCATTTTTGGTCTGCTCTATTAGCCCTTCAATAAAAGCTCTGACTTCATTAACAATCTGACCTATAACAGGTCGTTCTTCAGGGGGAAGTTGTCCCATTCCTCTTAATATCGGAGTAAGTTCTCCTTTTTTCCCCAGGAATCTTACTCTTATATTATCCAGCTCCTGCATAGAGCGGACAGAAGGAACAACCTCTTTTGCTTTTTCTTTAATATTATTTAACTGATCCCTCATTTCGTTCATTTTTGCCAACTCCCTTATCTGTTATTACTAATAATATTCACTTTTTTCAATTAATAATTGCTTTTTTAACTAAAAAACCCTCACCCCCTAAGGGACGAAGGTTTTACTCCGCGGTACCACCCGTTTTCCTGCCCAGTATATTAGCTTTTTAATATAACTCTTATATAACTATATATATAATAATTAAATAATACTTATATAATACTTATATAACTGAGAGGCTCTCATTCCAGGGACATACATCCCCTTACAGTGCTAACGGTCTGCCCCGGCATCGCCTACTATGCACATGTCCCCAACAGAGCTCTGCTGTCTCTGCTATACAAAAAGTGCAGTTCAGGATGCTGCTTCGGAGGGAACTTCAGCAATTCTCTTTATAAAGGTACTTTCAGCCACGATACCTTCTCTCTGGATAAAGCCTTCATATTGCCTACTTTTCTCCATCATTGCCTTTAGCAATATTTAATTATAATAATTTAATTATAATAATTATCTTGTAAAGTATTATAGCAGTTTTATTTATACTGTGCAATGAAAATCTTTTAACAAAACTCTATACATACATTTGCTATGCTATAAGCATCAACATCAAATGTAAGTGTATCCCCTTCTATCTCTATACAGCTGCAATTATCAGCATTATATGCTCCATATTCCGTAGACATATTTTTATCCTCTAACGGCTTCTCATTAATATCTACAAACCAGGCCTTTGATATCTTTTCAGCAAACTTTATAACTGCCCGGGTTTTTGCGCCTTCTGTTTCATAGACCCTTATAACAATCTTTTTATCTGGGGCTGTGCATCCAGGAACCGAACAGCATCCACACATAGACTTGTTGTCATATCTTTCTTCCGGCTTTAACAGATCAGCTTCAGGCACTTTCACTGCAGATATGGCTACACTGCCGGATTCCAGAGATATAAAGCTTTTTTCAAGGGGCAGAGTTCCCCCATGTACTGTTCCTGAAATAAAACGTACGGGATGATTGTAGTCGTAGGCCCGCTTTATCAACTCGCCATTAATCCCACTTCCGGAATACCCCTCAGCAGAATTATGCTCAGGATTGCACCCGGCAACATTATCCACTATATCCACGGCAAAATTGAATTTGTGGATACCCAGCTCCGGGTATGGATCAGGCTCATAAGAACTCCTTATTAGGGTTACTGCCAGAGAATTATCATAGCCCCTAAAACCGTATTTTGTATCTGTAACCAGCATCACTATTTTATCCCCTTCTTCAGGTATCCCGGCCATCCAACTGTTGGCAGGCACATCCATATTTATTGCAGCCCTTTCTATAGTCCCAAAAGGTATATCATATTTATATGCCCTGCATTTATAATTCAAAGGCATATAGAAATTGAGCTGAGGCACATACTTGCCCTTTCTAGGTTTCTCCTGCCAATCACACTCTACTGCGTAGTTCAGCCGCGCGCTGTTGTAATCAAGGTATACGGTTACATTAAGCTTTGATTCCCCAAACTCAATGCTATAGCTTATCCATTGTCTGAGTGCCGAGCTATCAATGCATGAGCCGGTTATTTTTACATTATATGACTTATTCAAATTAAATACC
This genomic interval from Bacillota bacterium contains the following:
- a CDS encoding protein-L-isoaspartate(D-aspartate) O-methyltransferase; amino-acid sequence: MTKDTEKKKKLYEFFKNLDRSFFIDNEYKAYAHIDNALPIGHGQTISQPSLVYGMTMRLELDKELKVLEIGTGSGYQTAFLAEFAGEVYTVERIEDLSLKARQRLEALGYKNVFYKIGDGSKGWPEYQPYDRIIVTAAAARIPDPLLEQLKPGGKMIIPVGSRGMQNLMLISKNKNGKVNTETLEPVLFVELKGEYGWSGDYNKEYPEL
- a CDS encoding phenylalanine--tRNA ligase subunit beta, with protein sequence MKVPVSWLKDFVEINVGIEEFANALTLSGSKVEGIERLGEEISKVVVGKIISIEKHPDADKLLVTKVDVGDEIIQVVTGARNISTGDYVPVALHGSTLPGGVRIKKSKLRGVESNGMLCSIHELELTKNDYPDADENGIFILQHERSNADETQGKLKPGQDIKEVLGLDDTVIEFEITSNRPDCLNILGIAREAAATLKNKLKKPVIELKEEGEEASRFAQVEIKAPDLCPRYAARIIKNVKVASSPEWMKRRLRAAGVRPINNIVDITNYVMLELGQPMHAFDLEYIKGSKIVVRRAEDNEVIKTLDGQERKLDSSMLVIADDESPVAVAGVMGGENSEIHEDTKTILLESANFNGISVRLTAKKLGMRTEASSRFEKGLDVENVITAINRAAQLIEELGAGKVCKGIIDCFPGKKEERVIKLRPEKINSFLGTRLSSDTMIEMLESLELKVDKDTMTIKVPAFRQDIEREADIAEEIARLYDYNNIEPTLLQGKALSIGRKTHKQKIEDLIKYTMISCGLSEIYTYSFTSPRVFDRIRLPAESNLRRVVTISNPLGEDYSVMRTTTIPDMLGVISRNYSRSVEEARLFELSFVYLPKELPLKDLPTEKPVLTLGMYGNVDFYDLKGVVEELLDKLRIEDYEFIPEKDNPAFHPGRTARIIICGNEAGIIGEIHPDVAEEFEAPERTYVGVVDVMPLVENAKMMAEYKPLPKFPSVTRDIAILLDERIMAGTIEKLIRENGGKVLEDISLFDVYKGKQVPEGMKSMAYSLTFRAEDRTLTDEEVNKVMDKIISSLKDTFDARLRE
- the pheS gene encoding phenylalanine--tRNA ligase subunit alpha; protein product: MRDQLNNIKEKAKEVVPSVRSMQELDNIRVRFLGKKGELTPILRGMGQLPPEERPVIGQIVNEVRAFIEGLIEQTKNDLKQKERALKLEQEVIDVTIPGKRRKLGSKHPLSIVMDEIKDVFIGMGYEIAEGPEVEFDYYNFEALNTPPGHPARDVQDTFYINENILLRTQTSPVQVRVMEKQKPPIKIICPGRVYRSDAVDATHSPIFHQVEGLVVDRGVTMGDLIGTLQVFARNLFGENTKIRLRPHHFPFTEPSAEVDVSCWTCNGAGCRVCKNSGWIEILGAGMVHPRVLEMCNIDPEIYSGFAFGIGVERTAMGRFNIDDMRLLYENDVRFLKQF